The Malus domestica chromosome 10, GDT2T_hap1 nucleotide sequence GAAGGCTTTCAAAAGGTGGAGGAGTTGAACATTGCACATAACATGCTAACCGGGTTTGTTCCTGAGTGTTTATGCAACTTGCCTAGCTTGGgaaatttcacattttcctACAACTACTTCAATGGTGAGGCCAAAGAATGTGTGCCGGTTTCTCAGAAGGGCGTTGTGTTTGAAGACACAAACAATTGCTTGCCGGATAGGCCTAAACAGAAGTCAGCAAAACAATGTCAAGTTGTAGTGAGCAAGCCAGTGGATTGTAGTAAGGCAAAGTGTGAAGATGGATCAGGACCTTCAAAACCTTCCATTCCTACACCAAAACTGCAACCACTTATTCACTATCCACCACCACATGTACAAATGCTGTCATTCCCTGCACCTTCAGGTCAAAGTCCAGTTGTTCCAATTCACCCTAAGTCACCACCGGTTcattcaccaccaccaccaccattccaTTCTCCTCCACCACCTGTAGCAACACCACCATCACCCGCATCTATAGGGCAAAGTCCCGTTGTTCCAATTCAACCTAAATCACCCATACCACTAAGGCAAACTCCTCCACCACCATTAGTCAACTTACCCCCACCACCAATTTACTCTTCCCCACCACCAGTGCACTCACCCCCACCACCGGTCCACTCACCCCTACCACCAGTCCATTCTCCACCACCACCAGTTCACTCACCCCCACCACTGGTCCAGTTACCTCCACCATCAGTGCACTCGCCTCCACCACCAATCCATTCTCCTCCACCACCAGTCCATTCTCCTCCACCCCCAGTTTACTCTCATCCACCACCAGTCCATTCACCTCCCCTTGTACAGTCACCTTCACCACCAGTCCACTCTCTTCCACCACCTGTGCACTCACCCCCACCACCAGTCCACTCATTGCCGTCGCCAATCCATTCTCCACCCCCACCAATCCACTATCCACCTCCCCCTGTACAGTCACCTTCACCACCAGTCCACTCTCTTCCACCACCTATGCACTCACCCCCACCACTAGTCCACTCACCATCGCCACCAATCCACTCTCCACCACCTGTGCACTCTCCGCCGCCGCCAGTCCACTCTCCACCACCACCTGTGCACTCTCTGCCACCGCCATTCCACTATCCACCACCACCTGTGCATTCTCTTCCTCCACCTATGCGCTCACCCCCACCACCAGTCCACTCACCACCACCACTAATCCACTTTCCACCACCTGTGCACTCTCCGCCACCGCCATtccactctccaccatcaccTGTGCACTCTCCGCCACCGCCATTCCACTCTCCACCACCACCTATACAATCACCGCCACCACCAGTCCACTCTCCTCCCCCACGTGTGCACTCACCCCCACTACCAGTCCACTCACCTCCACCACCTGTGaactcaccaccaccaccttctccttctccttcaccTCCTCCCCCGGTTTTCTCACCGCCTCCTCCAGAGCTCGGCTTTATCCTGCCACCTACCTTCGGCTTCCAATACTCCTCTCCACCTCCACCAATGTTCCCAGGTTACTAAGCACTCTACATTGCAActcttatttttataaattttacaatctcagagaaatacactTTCCACTTTTAGTTAATTATAGCCTGTACTTCATGACATCAAAGTGTATGTAAATCTTCTGCATATGCTTGCttgtttcaataaaaaacattattggCAAACTTtacatttatttttagtttgccttttttatttcatttaattcTTTTCGACGTGGATGAATGAAATTGTCAATCAGATCCAATcacaaatttaaatataattaaagttACAAATATTATAATGTAAACGCTATGAACTGTAACTCGCCAATGTTTGGGATTTGTTATAATTTTCATAGTTGCACATAAACATAATGGATTAGAAGAACTTAACACTCGTTAAAAAATGACCTTATGTCTGACGCACTTATGAGTATGAATATGATGATTTGACTATCAAGAATCAAAATTTACCGGATACAAATCTTGGACAGACGAGTGGGAAGAGGGAATTGCTATTGGATCAGATAAATAAATTAAGCTTTCTGTCTCGCATGCACTCCGACTGTTAGACTCGTCTCTAAGGGACTCAAACCTCATTTCATCACCGTAAATACTTGGATTTATGTTCAGTTCATGAACTATAGCTCGACCTTCAAGCATGCTCACTACTGCAGACATTGTAGGTCTTAATGCTGGTGCTGGGTTGGTGCATAGTATAGCGACCTTAATCATTCTCATTGCCTGTTCCTTGTTAAAGTCGGAGCCCAACGTTGGATCGACCAGCTCCATCAGATTTCCAGTCTGTTGTAAAACAAAAGCCTGCAATATACAAAAGACCCTGGAGAtgaacaaaaaaatgaaaaagaacttcCACAAGAAATGTCTTGATtgttgttttatatgaatttcaGAACTTTTTCATTTCAGAAATATTTTCCGTATGTCTCCGTCTCCCCCTGCactcctttcatttttttttccttctagcCGTTGGATTGAAACAATGAAAGGAGAACCAAGGGAAAAACAAGGGGAGATTGCACAAGGGAAAAACGTGAGGGTCGAAATTTTGCCTTTCATGACACCAAATAATAAGTTTCCTACACAATTAAGTTCATTTTCCTGATCAAGTGTAGGATAACACAAAGTTGGATGACAAGTATGTCAAACGGAA carries:
- the LOC103429679 gene encoding pollen-specific leucine-rich repeat extensin-like protein 3, yielding MKAVYFLLSFLLFSSFSSFSSALTDAEVSSITRRQLLHFHEGDDQRDEKEYEVELNVTFPHTRLRRAYIALQAWKKAIYSDPLKTTENWVGGDVCAYTGVFCAPALDDPKIEVVAGIDINHADIAGYLPVELGLLSDIALFHINTNRFCGVIPKSFARLTLLHELDVSNNQFVGSFPEVVLKIPNLKYLDLRFNDFEGKLPHELFNKELDALFLNNNKFTSTIPDTLGNSPVSVLVVSNNRLEGCIPHTIGNMVNTLNEVIFSENKFGGCLPNEIGYLSNVTVFDVSSNTFSGIMSKKFEGFQKVEELNIAHNMLTGFVPECLCNLPSLGNFTFSYNYFNGEAKECVPVSQKGVVFEDTNNCLPDRPKQKSAKQCQVVVSKPVDCSKAKCEDGSGPSKPSIPTPKLQPLIHYPPPHVQMLSFPAPSGQSPVVPIHPKSPPVHSPPPPPFHSPPPPVATPPSPASIGQSPVVPIQPKSPIPLRQTPPPPLVNLPPPPIYSSPPPVHSPPPPVHSPLPPVHSPPPPVHSPPPLVQLPPPSVHSPPPPIHSPPPPVHSPPPPVYSHPPPVHSPPLVQSPSPPVHSLPPPVHSPPPPVHSLPSPIHSPPPPIHYPPPPVQSPSPPVHSLPPPMHSPPPLVHSPSPPIHSPPPVHSPPPPVHSPPPPVHSLPPPFHYPPPPVHSLPPPMRSPPPPVHSPPPLIHFPPPVHSPPPPFHSPPSPVHSPPPPFHSPPPPIQSPPPPVHSPPPRVHSPPLPVHSPPPPVNSPPPPSPSPSPPPPVFSPPPPELGFILPPTFGFQYSSPPPPMFPGY